One Halalkalicoccus sp. NIPERK01 DNA segment encodes these proteins:
- a CDS encoding DUF389 domain-containing protein → MRVVRVLVSEAHREEWLDALDEREIDYVVTAEDSNGDGAVLVEFPLPTPAVEVVMDDLRDAGLDEDYTVVTSAETATTRNFAELEERFADAGDNIDRAEIRARADGMTPDPRTYYGLTLISAVVATAGLLLDSPAIVVGAMVIAPQVGAALTASTGTVLNDREMITTGFRALLVGLVVAILGAAAFGWLIRVTSVVPASLDVDTVTQVTHRISPGMLTVVVGAGAGGAAAFGLATAFPISIVGVMIAAALIPAAAAVGVGIAWGIPSVALGAFVLLTVNAALVTLAAIAVLWGFGYRPADWTDRPLRERFSPEFGPPIVLLAVLLCLLAGSGVVIAGEVAFENEVNRGVEEVLAEDAYDRVELVDVQTRFADGDLSAGDRRVSVVVSRPADEAYPDLPAALAARIEERTGTAVAVEVEYREKVSTRA, encoded by the coding sequence ATGCGAGTGGTTCGGGTCCTCGTCTCCGAGGCCCACCGCGAGGAGTGGCTTGATGCGCTGGACGAGCGCGAGATCGACTACGTCGTGACGGCCGAAGACAGCAACGGCGACGGGGCCGTCCTCGTCGAGTTCCCGTTGCCGACGCCCGCCGTCGAGGTGGTCATGGACGACCTGCGCGATGCCGGTCTCGACGAGGACTACACCGTCGTCACCAGCGCCGAGACCGCGACGACGAGGAACTTCGCCGAACTCGAGGAGCGCTTCGCCGACGCGGGCGACAACATCGACCGCGCCGAGATCCGCGCGCGCGCCGACGGCATGACGCCCGACCCGCGGACCTACTACGGACTGACGCTGATCAGCGCGGTCGTCGCGACCGCCGGTCTGCTGCTCGATTCCCCGGCGATCGTCGTCGGGGCGATGGTGATCGCCCCGCAGGTGGGCGCGGCGCTGACCGCGAGCACCGGGACCGTCCTCAACGACCGGGAGATGATCACGACGGGCTTTCGGGCGCTTCTGGTGGGGCTGGTCGTCGCGATCCTCGGGGCGGCGGCGTTCGGCTGGCTCATCCGCGTCACCTCGGTCGTCCCCGCCTCGCTCGACGTCGACACCGTGACCCAGGTCACCCACCGGATCTCGCCCGGCATGCTTACGGTCGTCGTCGGGGCCGGGGCGGGCGGGGCCGCGGCGTTCGGGCTGGCGACGGCGTTTCCGATCTCGATCGTCGGCGTCATGATCGCCGCCGCGTTGATCCCCGCCGCGGCCGCCGTCGGCGTCGGGATCGCGTGGGGGATCCCCTCGGTCGCGCTCGGGGCGTTCGTCCTCCTGACGGTCAACGCCGCGCTCGTCACGCTCGCGGCAATCGCCGTCCTCTGGGGCTTCGGCTACCGCCCCGCCGACTGGACCGACCGGCCGCTCCGCGAGCGTTTTTCGCCCGAGTTCGGCCCCCCGATCGTCCTGCTGGCCGTCCTCCTCTGCCTTCTGGCCGGGTCGGGGGTCGTCATCGCAGGCGAGGTCGCCTTCGAGAACGAGGTCAACCGCGGGGTCGAGGAGGTCCTCGCCGAGGACGCCTACGACCGGGTCGAACTCGTCGACGTCCAGACGCGCTTCGCCGACGGCGACCTCTCGGCGGGCGACCGGCGGGTCTCGGTCGTGGTGAGCCGACCCGCCGACGAGGCGTACCCCGACCTCCCGGCGGCCCTCGCCGCGCGGATCGAGGAGCGAACGGGGACGGCCGTCGCCGTCGAGGTCGAGTACCGCGAGAAGGTCTCGACGAGGGCGTGA
- a CDS encoding MaoC/PaaZ C-terminal domain-containing protein, with the protein MTRFAEIEVGDVLETASRTITEADLVNFAGVSGDFNGLHTDAERMGELEFGERIAHGALVFSVATGLLWQARDRPSHVVAFYGVDHLRFVAPVFVGDTIAVRSEVVGKEPREHPTANGTVRYDTTVSNQHGEMVLSCEVLSLVT; encoded by the coding sequence GTGACCCGCTTCGCCGAGATCGAGGTCGGCGACGTCCTCGAAACGGCGAGTCGGACGATCACAGAGGCCGACCTCGTGAACTTCGCCGGCGTGAGTGGCGACTTCAACGGCCTGCACACCGACGCCGAGCGGATGGGCGAGTTGGAATTCGGCGAGCGGATCGCACACGGCGCGCTGGTCTTCTCCGTCGCTACCGGCCTCCTCTGGCAGGCCCGCGATCGCCCCTCGCACGTCGTCGCCTTCTACGGGGTCGACCACCTCCGGTTCGTCGCGCCCGTGTTCGTCGGCGATACGATCGCCGTCCGGAGCGAGGTCGTGGGGAAGGAGCCACGGGAGCACCCGACAGCGAACGGGACCGTTCGCTACGACACGACCGTCTCGAACCAGCACGGCGAGATGGTGCTGTCGTGCGAGGTCCTGTCGCTCGTCACCTGA
- a CDS encoding acyl-CoA dehydrogenase family protein, producing the protein MAFTLSAEHRAIRDAVREFGEEEIAPVAREHDEEGKYPHDLIEEAARYDLVAPNIPEKYGGPGMDTLSSVIVTEELWRADPGIGSAIGSRGFGSNMILEFGDEWMKDEWLTAIASGESACASAISEPAHGSNVAGMETRAERDGDEWVLNGNKMWITNGTVADVAVVMAKTDPDAGKRGITAFLVPTDSDGFSAEKIDNKLGIRASDLAELILDDVRVPEGNVIGEVDEGFYQLMNFFSSGRVSVAAQAVGAAQGALDAALEYAGEREQFGQKIGEFQAIQHKLAEMATDVEAARSLTYRAASEVEKDDRRAAMKFASMAKLFASEHAVDVADESIQVHGGAGYVTDHPAERYYRDARITKIYEGTSEIQKNIIADQLR; encoded by the coding sequence ATGGCATTCACGCTGTCCGCCGAACACCGGGCGATCCGCGACGCGGTCCGGGAGTTCGGAGAGGAGGAGATCGCGCCGGTCGCGCGCGAGCACGATGAGGAGGGAAAATACCCCCACGACCTGATCGAGGAGGCCGCTCGCTACGACCTGGTCGCGCCCAATATCCCCGAAAAATACGGCGGGCCGGGGATGGACACGCTGTCGAGCGTGATCGTCACCGAGGAACTCTGGCGGGCGGACCCGGGCATCGGGAGCGCGATCGGTTCCAGAGGATTTGGCTCGAACATGATCCTCGAGTTCGGCGACGAGTGGATGAAAGACGAGTGGCTCACCGCGATCGCGAGCGGCGAGTCGGCGTGTGCGAGCGCGATCAGCGAACCGGCCCACGGGAGCAACGTCGCGGGCATGGAGACGCGAGCGGAACGCGACGGCGACGAGTGGGTTCTCAACGGCAACAAGATGTGGATCACCAACGGCACGGTCGCGGACGTCGCGGTCGTGATGGCGAAGACCGATCCCGACGCCGGCAAACGCGGCATCACCGCCTTCCTCGTGCCCACCGATTCCGATGGGTTCAGCGCCGAGAAGATCGACAACAAGCTCGGCATCCGCGCCTCGGATCTGGCCGAACTGATCCTCGACGACGTGCGCGTCCCCGAGGGGAACGTCATCGGGGAGGTCGACGAGGGCTTTTACCAGCTGATGAACTTCTTCAGCTCCGGTCGCGTGAGCGTCGCCGCCCAGGCGGTGGGCGCGGCACAGGGCGCGCTGGACGCCGCGCTCGAGTACGCGGGCGAGCGCGAGCAGTTCGGCCAGAAGATCGGGGAGTTCCAGGCGATACAGCACAAGCTCGCGGAGATGGCGACCGACGTGGAGGCGGCCCGCTCGCTGACCTACCGGGCGGCGAGCGAGGTCGAGAAGGACGACCGGCGGGCGGCGATGAAGTTCGCGAGCATGGCCAAACTGTTCGCGAGCGAGCACGCCGTCGATGTGGCCGACGAGTCGATCCAGGTCCACGGCGGGGCGGGTTACGTCACCGACCACCCCGCGGAGCGCTACTACCGCGACGCCCGGATCACCAAGATCTACGAGGGGACCAGCGAGATCCAGAAGAACATCATCGCCGACCAGTTGCGCTGA
- a CDS encoding winged helix-turn-helix domain-containing protein translates to MSESPPDWEFKERDIVILRELSANPQISSRKLTEILDEEYGIDVSHVTVSESIRKMREEGVFREAIVPNEEYFIFGLFEFKFNPENFEEGWRDAMEYIRDDQHTLFYFLSDGEYQWKSVMMFPDRRSESRWIHEFYKEHGAVIENIRNSVIHNVLKFRTDPELLNDLSKHGE, encoded by the coding sequence ATGTCAGAGAGCCCCCCGGATTGGGAGTTCAAGGAGCGCGACATCGTCATTCTCAGAGAACTCTCGGCGAACCCGCAGATCTCCTCGCGCAAACTCACCGAAATCCTCGATGAAGAGTACGGGATCGACGTCTCGCACGTGACCGTCAGCGAGTCGATCCGCAAGATGCGCGAGGAGGGCGTCTTCCGCGAGGCGATCGTCCCCAACGAGGAGTACTTCATCTTCGGCCTCTTCGAGTTCAAGTTCAACCCCGAGAACTTCGAGGAGGGGTGGCGCGACGCGATGGAGTACATCCGCGACGACCAGCACACCCTCTTCTATTTCCTCTCGGACGGCGAGTATCAGTGGAAGTCCGTGATGATGTTCCCCGATCGCCGGTCGGAATCGCGCTGGATACACGAGTTCTACAAGGAACACGGCGCGGTGATCGAGAACATCCGCAACTCCGTGATCCACAACGTGCTGAAGTTCCGCACCGACCCCGAACTGCTGAACGACCTCTCGAAACACGGCGAGTGA
- a CDS encoding 3-hydroxyacyl-CoA dehydrogenase/enoyl-CoA hydratase family protein — protein MTVEEIERVAVLGAGNMGHGIAEVVALSGYDVTMRDVEREFVEDGYSSIEWSLEKLAEKDLIDEDPEGVLSRIEIEVDLEAAVAGADLVIEAAPERMDLKKEIFAELDEYTDDAILATNTSSLSITEIAGATDRPERVCGTHFFNPPVKMDLVEVVYGAETSDETAETASAFVESLGKTPIHVEKDVNGFVVNSVLGPFGDEAGWMVSEGLYGIREVDAAMVFRRNYPMGPFELGDLTGIDVGYHVRTEAGKEVPPIVEEKVEAEELGRKTGKGYYDYESGEGADYERDQGEGVDTVRIEARMINEAAKLIGDEVATPEAIDTGLRLGAGFPEGPCRRADELGLDRVLEKLETLYEESGAARYEPVDYLRELVASGRTGKDAGAGFYEYGDEHDYVTISTTLEGGLLEITLDRPERLNALSREMADEIVHALEDADLDAVRAVTFEGAGDRAFCAGADITGFSGIEPHEKEVTPVHRVVAEFPRPTLAKIEGYCLGGGFELALACDLRIATDGSTFGFPEIDLGLIPGGGGTQRAIRMLPDARAKELVFRGNHIDAERAAEWGLINRAVSEGEFETTVEEFVSDLVEGPPIALRKAKRVMNRGRDGDMEAGLEMESQAFGILLGTEDVAEGTAAFSENREPEFRGE, from the coding sequence ATGACCGTCGAGGAGATAGAGCGCGTCGCGGTGCTCGGCGCGGGCAACATGGGCCACGGGATCGCGGAGGTCGTCGCGCTTTCGGGCTACGACGTGACGATGCGCGACGTCGAACGGGAGTTCGTCGAGGACGGGTACAGTTCGATCGAGTGGAGCCTCGAGAAGCTCGCCGAGAAGGACCTCATCGACGAGGATCCAGAAGGAGTGCTCTCACGGATCGAGATCGAAGTGGACCTCGAAGCCGCCGTCGCCGGGGCCGACCTCGTCATCGAGGCCGCTCCCGAACGGATGGACCTCAAAAAGGAGATCTTCGCGGAGCTCGACGAGTACACCGACGACGCGATCCTCGCGACGAACACCTCCTCGCTGTCGATCACCGAGATCGCGGGCGCGACCGACCGGCCCGAGCGGGTCTGTGGGACGCACTTCTTCAACCCGCCGGTGAAGATGGACCTCGTCGAGGTCGTTTACGGGGCCGAGACGAGCGACGAGACCGCGGAAACCGCCTCCGCGTTCGTCGAGTCGCTCGGCAAGACGCCGATCCACGTCGAAAAGGACGTCAACGGCTTCGTCGTCAACAGCGTGTTGGGGCCGTTCGGCGACGAGGCCGGCTGGATGGTCTCGGAGGGGCTCTACGGGATTCGGGAGGTCGACGCCGCGATGGTCTTTCGGAGGAACTACCCGATGGGACCGTTCGAACTCGGCGATCTGACCGGGATCGACGTCGGCTATCACGTCCGCACGGAGGCGGGCAAGGAGGTCCCGCCCATCGTGGAGGAGAAGGTCGAGGCCGAGGAACTCGGTCGGAAGACCGGCAAGGGATACTACGACTACGAATCGGGCGAGGGAGCCGACTACGAACGCGATCAGGGCGAGGGCGTCGACACCGTGCGGATCGAGGCGAGGATGATCAACGAGGCCGCGAAACTGATCGGCGACGAGGTCGCGACCCCCGAGGCGATCGACACCGGGCTCAGACTCGGGGCAGGCTTTCCCGAGGGGCCCTGCCGTCGGGCCGACGAACTCGGGCTGGATCGGGTGCTCGAAAAGCTCGAAACCCTGTACGAGGAGTCAGGGGCCGCCCGCTACGAACCCGTCGACTACCTCCGCGAGTTGGTCGCATCGGGCAGGACCGGGAAGGACGCGGGCGCGGGCTTCTACGAGTACGGCGACGAGCACGACTACGTCACCATCAGCACCACGCTGGAGGGGGGACTGCTCGAAATCACCCTCGACCGGCCCGAGCGGCTCAACGCGCTGAGCCGGGAGATGGCCGACGAGATCGTCCACGCGCTCGAAGACGCGGATCTAGACGCGGTTCGAGCCGTGACCTTCGAGGGGGCGGGCGACCGGGCGTTCTGTGCCGGGGCGGACATCACCGGCTTTTCGGGGATCGAACCCCACGAGAAGGAGGTCACGCCCGTCCACCGCGTGGTCGCGGAGTTCCCCCGGCCCACGCTCGCGAAGATCGAGGGCTACTGTTTAGGCGGTGGGTTCGAACTCGCGCTGGCCTGCGATCTCCGGATCGCCACGGACGGCTCGACGTTCGGCTTCCCTGAGATCGACCTCGGGCTGATTCCGGGCGGCGGCGGAACCCAGCGCGCGATCCGAATGCTCCCCGATGCCCGGGCGAAGGAACTGGTCTTCCGCGGGAACCACATCGACGCCGAGCGTGCGGCCGAGTGGGGGCTGATCAACCGCGCCGTTTCGGAGGGCGAGTTCGAGACGACAGTCGAGGAGTTCGTCTCGGATCTCGTCGAGGGCCCGCCGATCGCCCTGCGGAAGGCCAAACGGGTGATGAACCGGGGGCGCGATGGGGACATGGAGGCAGGTCTGGAGATGGAGTCCCAGGCGTTCGGGATCCTGCTCGGTACCGAGGACGTCGCCGAGGGCACCGCGGCCTTCTCGGAGAACCGCGAACCCGAGTTCCGGGGGGAGTGA
- a CDS encoding MBL fold metallo-hydrolase — MHAIALGNEEFEGRNTAYLLEGEPLTLLDTGIATERTREQLREGLAEYGYDFSDTEQVVLTHFHPDHAGLAGEIQRESGATVYAHAADAPLIEQRAGALAELDERRRELFAEWGMPDAEREELLAFLDSHMAIMGEPADVTEIEDGRRIGTGEFDLETLHTPGHAAGLCCFAFEASEAFVGDTILPVYTPNVGGADVRVEAPLERYLDSLRTLIERDFERVWPGHRDAIEEPTGRARYIVDHHRERTERVLDVLEGGPANAWEVSAELFGDLEGIHVMHGPGEAYAHLDHLERAGVVERDGKEYVLVSDPDLEGLIPPA; from the coding sequence ATGCACGCCATCGCGCTCGGCAACGAGGAGTTCGAGGGACGCAACACCGCCTATCTCCTGGAGGGCGAACCCCTGACGCTTCTCGACACCGGGATCGCGACCGAGCGCACCCGCGAACAGCTCCGCGAGGGCCTCGCCGAGTACGGATACGACTTTTCGGACACCGAGCAGGTCGTCCTCACGCACTTCCACCCCGACCACGCCGGCCTCGCCGGCGAGATACAGCGCGAAAGCGGCGCGACCGTCTACGCCCACGCGGCCGACGCCCCGCTGATCGAACAGCGTGCCGGGGCGCTCGCCGAACTCGACGAGCGACGGCGCGAACTGTTCGCCGAGTGGGGGATGCCCGACGCCGAGCGCGAGGAACTGCTCGCCTTCCTCGATTCGCACATGGCGATCATGGGCGAACCCGCCGACGTCACCGAAATCGAGGACGGCCGGCGGATCGGGACCGGCGAGTTCGACCTCGAAACGCTCCACACGCCTGGCCACGCCGCCGGACTCTGCTGTTTCGCCTTCGAGGCGAGCGAAGCGTTCGTCGGCGACACGATTTTACCCGTCTACACCCCGAACGTCGGCGGCGCGGACGTCCGGGTCGAGGCGCCCCTCGAAAGATACCTCGACTCGCTTCGGACCCTGATCGAGCGCGACTTCGAGCGGGTCTGGCCCGGCCACCGCGACGCCATCGAGGAGCCGACCGGGCGCGCGCGCTACATCGTCGATCACCACCGCGAGCGGACCGAACGCGTCCTCGACGTGCTCGAGGGCGGTCCCGCGAACGCCTGGGAGGTCAGCGCGGAACTGTTCGGCGACCTCGAGGGGATCCACGTCATGCACGGCCCCGGCGAGGCCTACGCCCATTTGGATCACCTCGAACGGGCTGGTGTGGTCGAACGCGATGGGAAAGAGTACGTCCTCGTCTCCGATCCCGACCTCGAGGGGCTGATCCCGCCCGCGTAG
- a CDS encoding sulfite exporter TauE/SafE family protein encodes MTVEFALALGVLALVAGVGISALGSGGVLVTVALFAFTPLSVAAVAGTASATFAAAGLLSAAVYRRSGEFEYANARETAALLSATGVAGALAGSATNLRVLPDRAFGGLLAAFVAGLGVLIVYRELAGLDPTGWIDRASPRMRRALVGLVGIGIGVLAGLLGVGGPILAVPVLVVLGVPVLAAVAIAQTQAVFVSGIAAASYLAADAVSVPLALLVGVPQLLGVVLGWRIAHLIEPRRLRIALGATLVAIAPAIAL; translated from the coding sequence ATGACGGTCGAGTTCGCGCTCGCGCTGGGCGTGCTCGCGCTGGTCGCCGGGGTCGGCATCAGCGCGCTCGGCTCCGGGGGCGTCCTGGTGACGGTCGCGCTGTTCGCGTTCACGCCGCTGTCGGTGGCGGCGGTCGCCGGCACCGCCAGCGCGACGTTCGCCGCCGCCGGCCTGCTGTCGGCCGCCGTCTACCGCCGCTCCGGCGAGTTCGAATACGCCAACGCCCGCGAGACCGCCGCCCTGTTGAGCGCGACCGGGGTCGCCGGCGCGCTCGCCGGCTCGGCGACGAACCTCCGGGTGCTCCCGGATCGGGCGTTCGGCGGCCTCCTCGCGGCGTTCGTCGCCGGGCTGGGGGTCCTGATCGTCTACCGGGAGCTGGCCGGGCTCGATCCCACCGGATGGATCGACCGCGCGTCCCCCCGGATGCGCCGGGCGCTCGTCGGGCTCGTCGGTATCGGAATCGGCGTCCTCGCGGGGCTGTTGGGCGTCGGCGGCCCGATCCTCGCCGTGCCGGTGCTCGTGGTGCTGGGCGTGCCGGTCCTCGCGGCGGTCGCGATCGCCCAGACCCAGGCGGTGTTCGTCTCCGGGATCGCCGCGGCGAGCTATCTCGCCGCGGACGCGGTGTCGGTCCCGCTGGCGCTGCTCGTGGGGGTGCCACAGCTTCTGGGTGTCGTCCTCGGGTGGCGGATCGCCCACCTGATCGAGCCGCGACGGCTCCGGATCGCCCTCGGCGCGACGCTGGTTGCGATCGCGCCGGCGATCGCCCTGTAG
- a CDS encoding UbiA family prenyltransferase, which translates to MAFARHGRGVRRDFTALLSQIHPVFMLPPIAASWFGSALAGEFSLSLGALHATAIFAAVYTAHVKDGYVDFYLRGEDDDHPLSEAGCKRALAGATALFFACLVALWLLVGPPAALLTLPTWLIAYHHAPQLDTNPITTTTGYPAGIALAILGGFYVQTRSLEPIALAFSLVFLALLSGVKVIDDQQDYAYDVSIEKRTVAVALGPARARSAAYGLMVLALALVVGFALLGIFPPGTTLAALAFGAVAAVSRRADPEVATMLLVRGAYVFLALLLAAVYFRPL; encoded by the coding sequence ATGGCTTTCGCACGCCACGGGCGGGGGGTTCGACGCGATTTCACGGCCCTTCTCTCGCAGATCCACCCCGTGTTCATGCTGCCGCCGATCGCCGCCTCGTGGTTCGGGAGCGCCCTCGCCGGGGAGTTCTCGCTTTCATTGGGTGCGCTCCACGCGACGGCGATCTTCGCCGCCGTTTACACCGCCCACGTCAAGGACGGCTACGTCGACTTCTACCTTCGGGGCGAGGACGACGACCACCCGCTCTCGGAGGCCGGCTGCAAGCGCGCGCTCGCGGGCGCGACGGCCCTGTTTTTCGCCTGTCTCGTCGCGCTCTGGTTACTCGTCGGTCCCCCCGCCGCGCTGCTCACGCTGCCGACGTGGCTCATCGCGTATCACCACGCCCCGCAACTCGACACCAACCCGATCACCACGACCACGGGCTACCCGGCGGGGATCGCGCTGGCCATCCTCGGGGGCTTTTACGTCCAGACGCGTTCTCTAGAGCCGATCGCGCTCGCCTTCTCGCTGGTCTTTCTCGCCTTGCTGTCGGGCGTGAAGGTCATCGACGACCAGCAGGACTACGCCTACGACGTCTCGATCGAGAAGCGGACCGTGGCGGTCGCCCTCGGTCCCGCACGTGCCCGGAGCGCCGCCTACGGCCTGATGGTCCTCGCGCTGGCGCTGGTGGTCGGGTTCGCTCTCCTCGGAATATTTCCGCCGGGGACGACCCTCGCGGCGCTCGCGTTCGGCGCCGTGGCGGCGGTCTCCCGACGAGCAGACCCGGAGGTCGCGACCATGCTGCTCGTGCGGGGTGCGTACGTCTTTCTCGCCCTCCTGCTCGCGGCGGTCTACTTCCGGCCGCTGTAG
- a CDS encoding PaaI family thioesterase, with protein sequence MTSELDTDGLQSFITEHGYLSWLGVELDAVERGRVRMSVPGSEDLRNPGSGGSIHGGIAATLIDTASGFALRTTFEDPANARLATTDLDVSYLRPATGDLVVEAEVLRAGGRTGVTDVAVESDTETVAVGRITYRLFRES encoded by the coding sequence ATGACGAGCGAACTCGATACCGACGGGCTCCAGTCGTTCATCACCGAGCATGGGTATCTCTCGTGGCTCGGAGTGGAACTCGACGCCGTCGAGCGGGGACGCGTCCGCATGAGCGTTCCCGGAAGCGAGGACCTTCGCAACCCCGGGTCCGGCGGGTCGATCCACGGCGGGATCGCGGCCACGCTGATCGACACCGCGAGCGGCTTCGCCCTCCGGACCACCTTCGAGGACCCCGCGAACGCCCGCCTCGCGACGACCGACCTCGACGTGTCCTACCTGCGTCCGGCGACCGGCGATCTGGTCGTCGAGGCCGAGGTGCTCCGGGCGGGCGGTCGGACGGGTGTCACAGACGTGGCGGTCGAGAGCGATACCGAGACCGTCGCCGTCGGGCGAATCACCTACCGGCTGTTTCGAGAGTCGTGA
- a CDS encoding class I adenylate-forming enzyme family protein, with amino-acid sequence MTNLVSQVGEIAEKSPERTAIGYEGREVSYGEFWARVGRFAAALDERGIGSDDRVGVYLPNLPQFPVAFHGTLRAGGVVVPMNPQYKAREIGHLLSDSGAKAVVTLGDLVPFVEEVREETDVREVVSVGGSAEGATPFEEFLAEGELDVVDRADDDDAVQPYTSGTTGRPKGVQLTHENLATNAEASVAVVPGGIGADDKMLGVLPLFHIYGMTVTMNATLFDGGAYYPRPSWDAGEATSLIAEEGITMMHGVPAMYNDVINQPDAEEFDLSSLRLAGVGGAAIPIEVLRRFEELYDVTVCEGYGLTETAPVTHFNSPEDRRVGSIGKTLPGIDCRVVTEDFEDVPPVERGPVDEEEVDLDEITGELVIAGPNVMKGYYGLPEANEEAFTEEGGRRWFHTGDIGYHDADGFYYVVDREKHVIVTGGYNVYPREVEELLFEHEAVADAAVVGVPDERRGETVKAFIVPTPDANVTPDEIREYCLSNLAEYKHPREVEFVDELPRTTTGKVQKFRLREREGVEAEAE; translated from the coding sequence ATGACAAACCTTGTCAGTCAGGTCGGGGAGATCGCCGAGAAGTCGCCCGAACGGACGGCGATCGGGTACGAGGGTCGGGAGGTCTCCTACGGCGAGTTCTGGGCGCGGGTCGGGCGGTTCGCGGCCGCCCTCGACGAGCGGGGGATCGGGTCGGACGACCGGGTGGGGGTGTATCTGCCGAACCTCCCGCAGTTCCCCGTCGCCTTCCACGGGACGCTCAGGGCGGGCGGCGTGGTCGTCCCGATGAACCCCCAGTACAAGGCCCGCGAGATCGGTCACCTGCTGTCGGACAGCGGGGCGAAGGCGGTCGTCACCCTCGGGGACCTCGTTCCCTTCGTCGAGGAGGTGCGCGAGGAGACCGACGTACGGGAGGTCGTCTCGGTGGGAGGGAGCGCGGAAGGTGCGACGCCGTTCGAGGAGTTCCTCGCCGAGGGGGAACTCGACGTCGTGGATCGGGCCGACGACGACGACGCGGTCCAGCCGTACACCTCGGGGACGACCGGCCGGCCCAAGGGCGTCCAGTTGACACACGAGAACCTCGCAACGAACGCCGAGGCGAGCGTGGCGGTCGTCCCCGGCGGGATCGGCGCCGACGACAAGATGCTTGGCGTCCTCCCGTTGTTCCACATCTACGGGATGACGGTGACGATGAACGCGACGCTGTTCGACGGCGGGGCGTACTACCCGCGCCCGTCGTGGGACGCAGGGGAGGCCACCTCGCTGATCGCCGAGGAGGGCATAACGATGATGCACGGCGTGCCGGCGATGTACAACGACGTCATCAACCAGCCCGACGCCGAGGAGTTCGACCTCTCGTCGCTCCGTCTCGCTGGCGTCGGCGGGGCCGCCATCCCCATCGAGGTCCTCCGGAGGTTCGAGGAGCTCTACGACGTGACCGTCTGTGAGGGCTACGGGCTGACCGAAACCGCGCCCGTCACGCACTTCAACAGCCCCGAGGACCGCCGGGTCGGCTCGATCGGCAAGACCCTCCCGGGGATCGACTGCCGGGTCGTCACCGAGGACTTCGAGGACGTCCCGCCGGTCGAGCGCGGCCCCGTCGACGAGGAGGAGGTCGACCTCGACGAGATCACCGGCGAACTCGTCATCGCCGGGCCGAACGTGATGAAGGGCTACTACGGCCTGCCCGAGGCCAACGAGGAGGCCTTCACCGAGGAGGGTGGGAGGCGCTGGTTCCACACCGGCGACATCGGCTACCACGACGCCGATGGCTTCTACTACGTCGTCGACCGCGAGAAGCACGTGATCGTCACCGGCGGCTACAACGTCTATCCCCGGGAGGTCGAGGAACTGCTGTTCGAACACGAGGCGGTCGCCGACGCCGCGGTCGTCGGGGTTCCCGACGAGCGCCGGGGCGAGACCGTCAAGGCCTTTATCGTACCGACCCCCGACGCCAACGTCACGCCCGACGAGATCAGGGAGTACTGCCTGTCGAACCTCGCGGAGTACAAACACCCCCGCGAGGTCGAGTTCGTCGACGAACTGCCGCGCACGACCACCGGGAAGGTCCAGAAGTTCAGGCTCCGCGAGCGCGAGGGGGTCGAAGCCGAGGCCGAGTAG